The following proteins are encoded in a genomic region of Magallana gigas chromosome 1, xbMagGiga1.1, whole genome shotgun sequence:
- the LOC117685810 gene encoding uncharacterized protein: MWGERKANLVTRPNVNILLTCLKVDVYNGRVSLNSCVSTTVEIIEDLEPVEGVIEAACFDEDEMSIMVGESLFDVTPEQMQRIFPLLQFIDQKVIKAKHQGSSITEIVSVSDENDVD; this comes from the exons ATGTGGGGTGAGAGGAAAGCCAACCTTGTCACAAGGCCCAATGTCAACATTTTGTTGACCTGCTTAAAGGTTGATGTCTATAATGGGAGGGTGTCATTGAATTCATGCGTGTCCACCACAGTGgag ATCATAGAAGACTTGGAACCTGTTGAAGGAGTCATAGAGGCTGCTTGTTTTGATGA GGATGAAATGTCCATTATGGTTGGAGAAAGTCTGTTTGACGTTACCCCAGAACAGATGCAAAGAATTTTTCCACTATTGCAGTTTATTGACCAAAAAGTTATTAAGGCGAAGCACCAGGGGAGCAGTATCACTGAAAT TGTTTCAGTGAGTGATGAAAATGATGTAGACTAA
- the LOC105322507 gene encoding uncharacterized protein, whose translation MSELDFSATDDESLHLQIDETMETETDESLETGKRDAFRSITSDSDSESILTKKPSASLRRSPRKKSQKATQRSVLMPNSETDDTTKEITTSTPLRRSPRKRRQETRRLAIACAQEDTESEDETYLSAATNMQKEKTAKSKKSKTQSGQSERLSSLNSSKSSGKNQGLHGHIKEILQNQREILSHLGVLTKELKGLRTDIDNKRDEVKEPVSVPNRIRNAVKEYFANGEEIELKWDYKKRFYDEVNSEFTDYIKRSVKGVAPDVTNEVLDTAVKRYFTSKKEAANRKSRNKETLHKQRQATYERKKEASCLKILFKHPIIAIRQIITPYIGHCL comes from the exons ATGTCGGAGTTAGATTTTAGTGCGACGGACGATGAAAGTCTTCATCTACAAATCGACGAGACAATGGAAACAGAGACGGACGAAAGCCTGGAAACAGGAAAAAGGGACGCCTTTCGTTCGATAACTTCCGATTCAGACTCCGAGTCTATCTTGACAAAG AAACCCTCTGCAAGCTTAAGGCGGTCACCCAGAAAGAAATCACAAAAAGCAACGCAGAGAAGTGTTCTCATGCCAAATTCAGAAACTGATGATACCACAAAG GAAATTACAACAAGCACTCCTTTGAGGCGGTCACCTAGGAAACGAAGGCAAGAAACAAGAAGACTTGCAATTGCATGTGCTCAAGAAGACACAGAATCAGAAGATGAAACATACTTATCTGCTGCAACTAATATGCAAAAAGAG aaaactgcaaaatcaaagaaatcaaaGACCCAGTCTGGACAATCTGAAAGACTTTCATCTTTGAATAGCTCAAAATCTAGTG GAAAAAACCAAGGTCTACATGGGCATATTAAAGAAATACTGCAAAACCAAAGAGAAATTCTTAGTCATTTAGGAGTTTTGACGAAGGAGTTAAAGGGACTTCGAACAGACATTGATAACAAAAGAGATGAAGTTAAGGAACCAGTATCTGTTCCAAATCGAATAAGG aatgcTGTGAAAGAATATTTTGCAAATGGAGAGGAGATAGAGCTGAAATGGGATTATAAAAAAAG attcTATGATGAAGTCAACTCTGAATTCACAGATTATATAAAAAGAAGTGTGAAGGGGGTTGCTCCTGATGTCACAAATGAAGTTTTGGATA CTGCTGTAAAACGATACTTTACATCAAAAAAAGAAGCTGCTAACAGGAAATcaagaaataaagaaacacTACATAAGCAGAGGCAGGCCACATACGAGAGGAAGAAAGAGGCAAGTTGTCTTAAAATACTTTTCAAGCACCCCATCATTGCTATAAGGCAGATTATTACTCCCTACATTGgtcattgtttataa
- the LOC117690623 gene encoding uncharacterized protein isoform X1: MIMQIKRCIPCHPVGTYQLATYMGKRRQRSREAVKVKSKRRKIRKRETLLLNRSIPSTEESPSTSNIDQETLAAVSEDVADYEDDLKNDQLYKDFRKYLKAKADVEKYSSRHVINTVDGIVKRHIFLTEPYKY, translated from the exons atgataatgcAAATAAAGAGATGTATTCCTTGTCACCCTGTAGGTACAT acCAATTAGCTACGTACATGGGAAAACGACGCCAGAGGTCCAGAGAAGCAGTAAAAGTGAAaagtaaaagaagaaaaataaggAAACGAGAAACCCTTCTATTAAATCGGAGCATACCATCAACAGAGGAATCTCCTTCCACCAGCAATATCGATCAAGAAACTTTAGCAGCAGTCAGCGAAGATGTAGCAg ATTATGAAGATGACTTGAAGAATGATCAGCTTTATAAAGACTTCAGGAAGTATTTGAAAGCCAAAGCTGATGTGGAGAAATACAGCAGTCGACATGTAATCAACACTGTTGATGGAATag TtaaaagacatattttcctGACAGAGCCATACAAGTATTAA
- the LOC117690623 gene encoding uncharacterized protein isoform X2 translates to MGKRRQRSREAVKVKSKRRKIRKRETLLLNRSIPSTEESPSTSNIDQETLAAVSEDVADYEDDLKNDQLYKDFRKYLKAKADVEKYSSRHVINTVDGIVKRHIFLTEPYKY, encoded by the exons ATGGGAAAACGACGCCAGAGGTCCAGAGAAGCAGTAAAAGTGAAaagtaaaagaagaaaaataaggAAACGAGAAACCCTTCTATTAAATCGGAGCATACCATCAACAGAGGAATCTCCTTCCACCAGCAATATCGATCAAGAAACTTTAGCAGCAGTCAGCGAAGATGTAGCAg ATTATGAAGATGACTTGAAGAATGATCAGCTTTATAAAGACTTCAGGAAGTATTTGAAAGCCAAAGCTGATGTGGAGAAATACAGCAGTCGACATGTAATCAACACTGTTGATGGAATag TtaaaagacatattttcctGACAGAGCCATACAAGTATTAA